ccACAGAAAAATGAATAATGACATAGTGGGTGCTGTCCTACTTCCCCAAAATTACGATTTATGGTGTAGTCAATTACCTTGTGGAACGTCAAAACTTTTCACACTTGGTCTTGCCCCAACATGAAGCTGCGCTCAGAATTCGCACTAGCTAGTATTGTAACTGTCGGTGCATTTTTATTTGTATGCTGTTATTGTAAATCTTGGTGAACAAGGCACGTGTTTGTAAAACGTTGGATTTTGTGATTGAAAGACCCAGGGTATAATTCCAACATGTGCAAAACAGCAGTGCGTAGCTTTTTTATTTGATATTCCTTTGTGGCTGGAAGTAGACAGCATTTGGTGCCATTTGTAAATGCATTTCAATGTTAATATTTTCATGTTACATTTATTTTGACCTAACTGATACTTTTAAGCTCATGTGAGCACAGCCCAGAATTATGGCTGTATGAAAGCGAATGAATGACATtacccctacccccccccctttttttttttcagtctgggCATTACAGCCCTTCTTCTCTGCTTCTTCTGGCTTCTAACGCTGTCCTGCAGCTACACTGCAATGGAAAACTGGCTAGGTTACGGTATCGTGGCATggtgccagcttgctctctccacTTCAACGGTCATCCTGGGTGCCTTCCACACATTCAACCTGCTCAAAAGCTACCTGCATGGCGGAGCCGTCAGGTAGGATTTATCTCTTTACACTAGTGTTCTCACAccacttttttttccctctcattTAGTACCCAAAGTACGTTCTCAGATTGACTGTGCCTCTTACAAATtcagtttattgattgattggcgGAATTTGTCGCACCAAAGAAATTTCGTAGTATGAAAAACGGCACCATGGAGAGTTCCATTTTACtccggaggtttttttttttttttcgtgcatctagATCTAAATGCATCAGCATTTTCATATCTTGCATCTATCTCAACATGGCCACCATGGCTGGGAGTCAAATCCACGACCTCTGGCTCAGTGGCATAACGCTGTGACTTCCAGCCCACCACACTATCACACTGCGCTGAAAGGGTACAAGCGGGGATATAGAATGACTGAGAGAGTCTGCAGGTAGAGCAATTACAACAGTAATACTTCGATGTACTTTTAAAGTACAGACTGTCCAGATTGTGTTCTACAGATTGTTGTACAGATTGTTGTTGTGTTGTAATCTGTACAGATTGTGTTGTCTGCTGTACTTTTAAAGCAAAACTCCTTGGAAAATATTCATAGCCTGCATTTTCCTACTCTCTGTGCCTCTGTCATCTGAGGGCTGTTGATACTCAGAAGCAGCCACTTTACTGCTACGTGAATGTAATGACTGCTCTGCTCCCCTTTGTGCTCTTATTTTGGCCTGGGAAACCTCCGAGTTCATTCACTTCTGAGCTTATTGTAATTACTGCATCAAAATGCTGTGACCGGTTGGGAGTTTTGGTCCGACAACTGTAAAATCTATGATGTGTATTGGAACAAATTGGAAAAATTGTACCTGCAATTTCGAAAACAACATGCGGCTTACAAGAAATGTTTGCTGGACGTTTCCCCGCTGCAGCTCCCCTCTGACCGAGGGGCAGGGCATGTGAAAAGGCTTGTCATTTTCGACAATCAACAACAGACAGTTATTGTTAAGTGAGCCAAGCAGAATAGCAGGCTTAAAAGAATAGCGGGATCGAAATGCGCATGCGCAGCACGCTAAACAACTTGTGGCGCTTACCATACTAACATTATTTTTAGATTTCCTTAAACCCTGCTATCACGCTAACCCTGAACTATAGCTGTCTAATCGCTGCGACATGCACTGGCAGCTCATTCCCCAACCAAACATTACTGGTTGGAGAGAACTCATGACCACTTGCGTtgttaaaaggggggggggggaggtaccATGTACTGCTATGGATTTTTATCAGCTGGTCCAATTAAATTGCATGTTTGATACACCTGTTATCACtaagcaaaaaggaaaaaaagagacctAATAAGAGAATTTAATAAGGGTCAATAAGAGTTAATAAGAGAATTTAATAAAGGTCAGTGTGACAAAATTTGCAATATGTCTTGGCTGAAAAATATGATCACTGAAGCTCTCGACCTTGGTTTTCAAAGTAGACATTGCAGGCAAGAATTCCGCCAGCAGTGCAGGTGTGCAAATTGCTGGAGCCACAGGCAATCGAAGGTTTGCATACATCGCAAATTGCGCCAAACGGACCTTATtaaatttttttataatttcagAAAAAATGGGTAAATCATGACACACTGACGTATAGAGAAACATTTGATATGCTGCCCTCGTGTCatcactgtgttgcagtgaagcaagtcttgtttttttttgcaggcgcAGGTTTCGCTTGACCACGAGACCGgcttgttttgtttcattttttttttttttgtgctggaaGTCGTGGGGCTGGattgcttcagctgccactcattagtatcgctaAGTTGCATTTCCATGTGGCTCTTAAAGGCCGTCTTTTCTGCAGATTTCTGTTGAAATCGAAATTGGAAATTAGCACACGTTTTCAAATTAACCACACAGATGCTGACCGTCACTTCAAATGATCCACTCAGACTTGCATTGCAAAATACGGGACCATAGAAACATTTCTAATTATGTGGAATCCCAAAATAACCAAGTTCAAATAAAAAGGTTTCACTGTAGTTAGCTCAATTCACAAAAAAACACCAATTTTATTGAAGAATAAGCTTGATTTAGATCACCTTAGCATTTGATTCCTTTCGTCTCGCATAGTAAATCGCATTCGTCATCGCAAACGCTCCATTGGCAAAAGCCTAGTGCTCTAGCCCTAAATGAAAGAACCCCCGGAAACGATAAATTGAATTCCATCCTTCGGAGTGGTTCATCCATAAGTGTTTTTCTTTGATTGGTAAACAATCTGCATGTTAAGAAGAAATGATGCAGGGCAAAGAGTAGCAGAACTACATGGTGAAGAACGAAGCTTTGCCAACGCTGTAGCAACGGATGTGCGTTTCGGAAAGCAACATAAACAATGCAAGAGATTGTAGTGAATGAGAGAGACGTCCTGGGGGCCAAAGTGATCGTCACTTTACAAGGTGAAGTTAAAGACAAAACGGGGCTGCAGTGTCCTCTGACCGTGCGTTCTCTTTCTCGCCCGCACCTCAAGCTCTTAGCATAGCTGCATGAGTGGTGAGGTAAAGACCAAGATCACGATGAGCGATGATGATGTCATGATGATTTCAAGCAAAACAATTCGCGAGACTCGGTGGCTGAAAATCGCCGCGGCACGAGGCCGCAACAAACGAGCCCGCCACCGATAACTCACCTTGATTTCCATAGCAAATGGCAACGGAGCCATCGATATTTCTAAATTCTCCGAGTATTTTGCAAGTATGCGAGTAGTGGGCACGCATTAATAATATTCCAAGGGTGAAAAAATGACGGCTTTTCGCGACACTTATGAGGCAAGCATCTTGCATTGCACACACCTTGCGCTCGCGTTTGCTGTCAGTACTCATGGTGGGCATCAAGGCGCTCACTATCGTGGAAAGCGTGGCCACTTTCGCGCAGGTTTTCCCATTTATTCATTATGGCATTGCAGAAGAATGTCTCTCTACGGTGTCTAAAAATCCTGCTCAAAGAACCAATGCGCTGGCCACGGGTGCTTTTGCCACCATAGGTGTCAAAGCAAGGAGTATCATGCTGTCTGCTATACGATTCTGAACGTTGCGTGCCCGCCGCACCACAAGTGGTGCTGCGCCCGGCTTTTAAAGTTCCCCTACAGGTCCCAGACAAAACGTATAGGGAAAGGTTCATAGCAGTGATCCACACCCCCACACCCCACTGATTTAATGTATGCGGCAGATTTTGCGTACATACCCCTCCCCGTGTACACGCTTATGGTTGCGTGTTGAATTCAAACATATGTCGTGGGAATCAACAAGTAACGTTAATCGTGCGCTGGCAAACGTGCCTTCATCTGAAGACTGGAGACTGCCCTGGCAACAATAATAAAAGCTCTATGTGCTttcgttcatagttgtgcaatattcataccgtatatactcgtgtaagggccgcacttttttttcgaaaattttgctaggtgcggcccttacacgaatcaggccgatttagtacaggcagtacaggccaaaggtctgtactgtttatgcaacagtagcagagtgcaagagtcacaaatgacatgccagaaatgtttttattcggattccatttcgctgtcctcgttctcggaggagctcgcctcggcgtccgcgtcttcccagagacggtcatcttcggtgccgttcatggagttcgaaattcccgttaccttgaagcttttagcaactacttctactgacatggcacgccacgcattcaaaatccattcacacacctgttggagcgacgcccgcttcagccgtcctgtaggggtcttctcgtggacgcctccagccatccattcagagtaacatcggcgaaattccactttgaatggtctgttgacgcatacgtcgagcggctgcagcacactcgtcaggccaccgggaatgacggccaagtccgtacgagttgcggcaactcggttcttgacgcggtcggtcaagtggcccctaaagctgtccaaaacaaggagggctttccgttgtaacagccctccaggtctgtttgcccagacggtcttaatccagtcaacgaccagttcctcggacatccagcccttctcttgcgcacgtacgacgattccctgagggaacttctcttttgggagagtcttccttttaaatacgacgtacggcggaagcctcctgccgtctgccgtgatgcacaacatcacagtgcacctttggcgttctgcaccagtcgtgcgcacagacacacttttcgcaccttttaaatccactgtggtgctttccggtgcatcgaaccacacaggtgtctggtccgcattcccaatttgggacaggtcgtattcatgctccctcctgagagcattcacgaagcgatgaaacttaatgacgtggtcttcgtactcgcgcggcagtttttggcaaatcgtcgttcggcgccgaatagaaagctggttacggttcataaaccgcgtagcccagccccgacttgccttgaattgtgccgggggtatttccatgtggcgagcgatgctgagggctttgacgcgtatcatgtcagtcgatacggcgtagccgtcccttcgtgtgtcgacgacgtagttgacgagctcgctttcgagttgcgggtacttgcactttttcccgcgaaacgcctttcggctcctgttagtagcggcgagggcatctttctgattcatccagtaacgcacgcgcttctcatcgacgtcgtactttcgtccagcttcccgcttcccgtgctcctcggcatagtcaatcacttgcagcttaaatgctgcagtgaatgatctcagatgccggcccatcgtccgtcacgtgcgctggcttctgcagggttcactacaaccaacaaagtgacaccgacgacaccgatctgaagtcgcgctgccaacgtatcgacacgatgctaggaacgatgccaacaaagaggccgcacaaggcaaatatggcggcgcgctgtcaacagcgtggtcggcgcgtcggcggaagtagaataaaagcggaaaagcgtgcagcgccatctggctgtaaatgaactaactacacttttctggcgggacattttgaacttttgttttttttttttttcgaaatatccgctttcaaagttggggtgcggcccttacacgagggcggcccttacacgagtatatacggtatttTTGCTTTACAAAAAAATTTGGTTATTTCTAAGTTGTCCTTTATAATTGAGGGATTTCTTAATATCATAATAAAAATATCTTGAAGAATGGAAAAATTTATTGTTTCCGCTTCTTTGGCGCTTGTTTTGTGACGAGTATTTCCTTGTGTTGCTCAGTAGCATCTAGCAACACTGGTACATACTGTGCAACTACAGCACTTTACAGTGTCTCTATATTTATCTCTTTCACCGTCTCTTTAACCCAGAAAACTGGTTATTGGCAGAGGAAGCAGCCTGACATCTAGTCCCTGCTCCTCCAGTGCAGAAAGTCTGAGCTCGTCAACGTACCTGCCCAACTGGGAGGCAACACAGTGCAATAGCCGGGGCCAGTTCAGCTTCAGCGATAACCACAGCACTTGCAGCCGACAGACAAATACGGCCGCCAGTGACCTCTCCGACCGGATCACTGACGTGCACATCTCACCAGAGAGCGAGAGATCATGGACCACTAGTGAGCACGCTTTTTTGTGTGTAGCGTGCGTTTGCACCTCAATATCTGAAATAGCTTTAAAGGGGGCTTTGtgacactttttgagcatggtcagaaaacgctgctgatcagtagtcgaggctcccaagaaaatgcgagccaaatattacagcacagcacgcggcctggcaTTCGCAATAAATTGTCAAAGTTAGCTAAAAATTGTTCTCTCCTCTCAGCAAAAGACcatacaagctcaaaaatcactcgtcacagccattgtatcggCCACTGGTCGATTTGAGCATGGCGGGCTCGGTCATTGCTCAGGCCACCGCTTGAGGTCCTGTTTTGTCCAAAAGCGCAATCACACTAAAAAGCCacatatttcaagaaaaaaaaaagagagagagagagagagataaagtgCTTAAAGTCACTAAGCGGgcgtgacatattttcttttccCGAGTCATCCCTTCCCGCTTAGATTCCAATGCTTTCATCGGGACGAAAGGacagagaatgcgattgcagcgtgtgacaaatttttgtGACATTGCTCGTACTGGACAAAGTCTAAAAACTCTTGAGgtaataagcttctttagtgaatccattccgtGGCAACTGGAAGAAGTGTTGCCTCTTTAAGGGCTCCTAGATGACCCAAAGGTTGAAAAAATTTAATGGTGTTAATATAGTTGCGCACGAATCTATTACGAACACATGACCATGAGAATTTTACAAAATGGGGCTATAACAGTGGAGTGACATGCGCTTGATGATCAACATGAGGTCCTTGCTCGTCTTGCTCCTTCTATTGTCTCACCTCTGCTCGTGGTCGAATGTCCCTCCTCACCATGCAAGGAGAATAAGCAGGGAGCGAGCAGGCAGACGAACAGGTTTTTTCTGTTGGTGGCATCAATGGCTTCCACTGGCGGCACCACAACCAACTTTGAGGATACTGACAAACCTGGAGGGGAGCAGAGgattgttattattttttataaTGTGGCAAATTAGCACGCATagcttgaaatgtttgaaaaaatacAGGATGATGCTTGGGGCCCTTTAAACAGTGATGCACTTCTCTGCATTATGACTAACGTCTTATTTTTCACAGCTCTCTGGTTAATTCGTCTCTTAGCGTAATTTTAGAACTGCTGTTCAATACAGCAGATTGATATGAAATATATGCTTGATAAGGGTCTCTTCTCAGACATGGGCACTAGTCCTCCGGATGTTTAAAACTCTGCTCTACAATGAAGTTGGCGCGGAGGATACGGTTCGATAAACACTCATCAATTCATGCTTCGTGGGACCAGCAAAAGTGTTTTTATATGGATGTAAAGTTACGAAAAAACCCAAGAAAGCGGATGATGAAATGCTGCGATAGCATGACCCAATTTGGCAAAGAGCTTTACTACACTCGTTTGCTGATTAAATGATGTATATAATATTATAGCTGTTGCTTTTGTTAAGATCTACAATTGATAAGCACTTGCAACCTGTGGAGAATCTTCCAAAAAGCCGGCTCTTGGCAAGGCTTTCCTCGTGGGGTTTTTGCCTTGTGAATTTTCGCTGTGTAGAAGCATCTGCGATGGGGAAGCATCGCAAGTTTTTCTTTAAACCCATAGGTTTTTAATGCGAAATCTCAAGCAAGCATCCACCCCCCATACACACACACCTACAGCGAAAGATAATCCGACAGGTTTGGAGAGGGCTTGGCTCGGACGCAGATCTGAATTCAAAATGGCAGCAGAAGAGCCACAGAGAGTAAACAGCTCACACCCATGCTTCCAGTGGAATGCTTTATTGGGTGCGCACGCATCCACTGTTATTTGCCCTCGTTTAGGGAGAATACAGAGAGTGAGTGAAACATTGAAAATGGCGGAAGGGGACGGGTGCTCTTGCGCAGTCATCCGCGCATATTTAATAtctcccggagccctccactacggcgtctctcataatcaaatagtggttttgggacgttaaaccccacaaatcaatcaatatttaaTATCTCACGAGAAAGGCAAGGGGGGTGGCTTGCTCGGGATTTAGgggctgttgaaaaaaaaaggctttgcgtTACAATTGCCAAGTCACTGACCACCTATATAAgcctaaaaaaaaaggaaggtaaaATTTTTCCCCTCATTACATGCAATGAACTCTCAGtaagtgaaaatattttttaaatgGAATTGCTCCTTAAAATGAAATTGCCTGCGATATGATTGGTTTTATATCTCAGTACTGTGCCTCGGTTCATATCTCATCGAATGGAGCGCCTTTAAGTGGAACATACCTTCCTGAACCCTTCAGGTTTCAATTAACGAAAGTTTATTGTATTTTCTTCACATTAGCCAGGGGCCAGACTCGGTCATTGAAAGGCGTTGCTTTCATAGGTTTGTTTTTTAATGCCATTAGTTCCTCACTTATCTGCATAATCGtgatctttctctctctctctttgtcctCTGTTATGAATTTAACACAGGCACGTGGTCCAAGCCTACAAGTCTGCAAGAAATCTCCCAAGAAGCTGCTTCGGCCAGCTGCACCAATTTGGCCGATGGCTTCGGCAACAACACACGCCCATCGTCGATATTGTGGCCCGCTAGGTTGCACTTTCAGCAGGGCTCACCATGGATGACCGGTGGCATGTGGGCCATGGGCGGAACGCGCACCTCCTCCAACACCAATGTCTTGTGGGGAGTACGGCAGAGTTTCGGATTGCTCACCCCACCTCCATCTCTGGCGGGGTCTGTCAAACACAGCTCCAGTGGGTCCATCGGTGAGTCGCACGCTGAACACCTTGAAAGATGTCCATTTACAGTAAACTCCaaacaattttaaaaaatgacgGGACCTCAGAATCGTGTTCGAATTATCAGAAGCGTGATTCTCAAAAGTTTTCATAAATATGACTCACGGCGACATACCAGTTAGTATTGGGATGACTGTTTCCTAGTGCCACAACAACATCGCAGTCAGCTCTGCATGATTACCATTAATGTTTTTGCTCATTAGTGATCATACTCGTGCTCGTTACTGTAAGTTGTGTGCTCGCAGCTTTAAATAAGGCATGAAATTCTGTCCCACATTCTGTCCTGTAAAAGCTTGTAACCCCTTTCCATTCACAAGATGGTTTCCCGCATAACTATGATGTACtgcggcaaaaccagctttagGAAGCCTTTATTTTATGATTCTCATTCATAAACCGGTTTCTTTAATGTACTGCGGTAAAAGTGGCTTCAGAAAGTGGTAAATCAAGGCCAgaccacatctttttttttttctttctgattcATGCAATTGTTAGTGTGCTCAGGTATAATAAATTCTAAAATTTAATGTGTCATACTACTCACATCTTCTACGCTACTGCTATTCAAACCTTGTCACTACTCGAAGTTGCTCCTCCAAATTAAATGAGGTGACATTCACACATGCCTCGTTCTAATTTTTCAAAATGTTACGCTAGTTAGTCGGGTCATTAAAAAAtgctcaatctttttttttataattcgTAATATCTACTGTTTGTGCTATTTCAATTCAAAGTTATTCAtccaaataactacgcacttcgAATACGCTTCGAACCTCACATTTTGCCATTTGCCCGTCCCTACAGTTTATCAAAAGTTCTCGGTTCTACCTGTCACGGTGGTTACGTTGCGGTTAAAAAGATGCATGCAAGTGCTAGAATGCACAGCCATTTTGTTCCAGTGCCCTGGCCACTGTAAAATCTTTATTGAGAGAGAGACATTGTATCTAAGGATGCCGTCGTATGCATGAGACAGCCATCCACATAATATCACGAAAGAGTATAAATACATTGAATATTGCTGTTAGACCATGTGGCCTTGTTTCTTGTTTTACCTTTAGTTGGCATGGCATGTGCATCGCGTTCGCCATATATATTTTCGTACACAGTAAGAATGGTGTTGTGAGTTGAAGCACCTGTATGGCTCGTCTTCCTTCCATATGTTTCAGTGCTGTGGCACTCCAGTTTCCTGATGATAAAATGTCAACTAATGCTTCTGTGGGGGCCAGGTGACACAACTTCATGACAGTTTGTGCTGCTGGGAACGGAACCGACGAAAAGACCATTGAAAAAATGCACAGTGACCTTGCTTGTCCTTTTTCCTATCGTCTGTTCCTGACAGCACAAAGTCGTGAAAATGTCAAATGTCCACCTTACCCAAACGTTGACTCTGCGCTTCTGAGCTTCTGAGCTGTTGTATCCCCATGAGAGTGTCGTGGCCCACGGCTGGCCGGCAGAGAGGCCTAATGTTGAAAAGGCACACCGAGCATTGAGACGAGGCGCAGCATCTGGGAAAGACTGGGGAGTGTGTCCAAAGCGTTTATTGCATTGCGTTTTAAGGAAAGGGGGCAAAGGGCGATTGGTCGATACAGAGGGGTGTGACGCTGGTCACATGACGTATGCAGTCACGCCTCGTTGCCTACAAGGATTCAAAAAAAGCACAAGACATTGGTGACGTAGCTCCATCTTGTGACGCTGACCACTAACACAAACACACCGGTTTGTTTACATAGCACCAGGGGTTGACACAACACATCAAATCATGAGAGGCTTCACAGACTCGCTCATTTCCTTCccatttatttttctctctttctacaACATAGCAGGTGCAGCTGACCGTAAGCAGAAGAAGGGAGAGTGGTGTTTTTTCAAGCAAAGAGACGCCTTCTTCTCATCGTCACCCGACGACACCCACATACCCGAAATGAGGACACCAACTCCTGCCGAAAACCAGCAAGCGAAAACATTGTTCAGCATGCACCGTTCATTGCCCGGCAGTCACATAATCAATGACGCTTCAACGCTGCGGCACCGTGGAAGGGTCAGCAGGGAGACTGCACCCAGCCCCGTCCTAAACACTCGCGGCAGAGCCTATGCAAAGTCCTCTGTCAGCGAAACGTCACTGGTGACGGACAAGGTCTCCGGCTGTGAAGCCACGCCAGCAGGTATGTGACATCAAGGAAACaccctgcttttcttttttatcctgtggTTTATGGTAAATTTAGCAAAATTGTGGCAGCTCTTCTATTTCGTTACAGTAAAAACTCAAGCGCAGCTAAATGTGTGCATAACAAATACAttcaaacctggatataacgaccCTGTATGTAATGacttatcggttataacaaagtgaaAAATAGCTTTGTTGTAAATAGAATGTTAAGAATATATGTTTAGAACAAATTTGTGAATATAACTAAGTACTTTCATGGCAGATCTGACATTGTTGTACTATAACAAGGTGCGAGTGTATCTGGAAAATCATGAAATAGTTTGACAAAAGTAATATTTGTCAGTGAAATTGTGCTAGAGCAGGGGTTGTTGAGCCTTCTGGCTTTGGGGAAACACAGGGGCTTTTCCAGAGTGCTGGCAAAGACCCAAAGTTCGGAGTATAATCGGAGGGGTGATAGGTAGGTGATGATGCTTCAGGGTGTGTGAAACCACAGTATTGGGCACCACCGCATTGGCCTATTATCATTGATGTCGAAGGTCATCGCTGTTGATGTGGACCTTCTGATAATTCATAGACTTGCATAATAGCCACAATAAATGGAGGATTGGGGCACTGTATGGGGGAGCAAGCCCTTCAGAGCCTACAAAATGGACCAGTAACACTGAGCAAGCCCTGGAACATTAATTGCAGCATGTTTTTGAAAACTAGTTATTTGTACCTCTTGTACATAGCGTCATGAGATGAGCTTCTCATCATTTGGTCACTCAAAATATTGCAACATTTTCACAGCCGCTTGACTTTGTGGTTCCATTGGCGGCTTGAGTGAGGTCTTTTTGCAAGTTTTAGTACCTTATGTCAAGTAGCCACAGTGGTGCGCATAATCATCAGAATCGATTCTGTAGCCTGACGTTACGCTAGTGTCAATGTCAGTAGGCACATAACGGAAAAATTGTTTTTAATATAGGAATAAAATACCTCATCAGTATTTCCTGAGCTTCACGCTTACTCGCTGCCATCTGTT
The sequence above is drawn from the Rhipicephalus microplus isolate Deutch F79 chromosome 3, USDA_Rmic, whole genome shotgun sequence genome and encodes:
- the LOC119161621 gene encoding uncharacterized protein LOC119161621, with the translated sequence MILPVLAGAVLCVPVLLYSYKKIRPLFSVKVSCWFCGLQTVVPYGNINCWDCPSCEQYNGFKADGDYNKPIPAQFDEALNFTTSNCQSDSPPSSLKLKPDNQLCSVCNYHQLIKVRLLANFTPTEENHFETEMEQYRQHLEDVYALCQSCEAQVKRTLTLQDSLLRPHLVGHILPGHWRILARYCLPWKQRLRLALSIAASAMSVSASTMLLLALLEGSAALTQYHTKLGLASVVGNVPSSQLLQPAGFVLAGGSVLFAGRRRLGITALLLCFFWLLTLSCSYTAMENWLGYGIVAWCQLALSTSTVILGAFHTFNLLKSYLHGGAVRKLVIGRGSSLTSSPCSSSAESLSSSTYLPNWEATQCNSRGQFSFSDNHSTCSRQTNTAASDLSDRITDVHISPESERSWTTSTWSKPTSLQEISQEAASASCTNLADGFGNNTRPSSILWPARLHFQQGSPWMTGGMWAMGGTRTSSNTNVLWGVRQSFGLLTPPPSLAGSVKHSSSGSIAGAADRKQKKGEWCFFKQRDAFFSSSPDDTHIPEMRTPTPAENQQAKTLFSMHRSLPGSHIINDASTLRHRGRVSRETAPSPVLNTRGRAYAKSSVSETSLVTDKVSGCEATPAASNVHLAKRPFSTLTYFCLVLSVVLNISLCAYFVFSSRLASIRQ